TCCGGCGCATGGGTGCGGATGCCGACCTGAATCGACTTCGCCGGGTCGATGACGCCGTCGCGCACGGCGCGGGCGACGAAGGAGCCGTGGTCGATGCGCCGGCCGTCGTCGAACCAGGTGTCCTGATGGGCGTCGAACTGCACCAGCGCCAGCGGACCGTATTTGGCGGCATGGGCCTTGAGCAGCGGCCAGGTGACGAAATGGTCGCCGCCCAGCGAGACCAGGAAGGCGCCGCCCTTGATCAGCTTCGCCGCCTCGCGCTCGATGCGTCCGGGCGTCTTCTGGTGGTCACCGGTGTCGAGCAGGCAGTCGCCATAATCGACCACGGCGAGCTCGCCGGTGATGTCGCGGTGGAACGGATATTGCGGGTCGTTGTCGAAGATCGTGGCCGCGCGCCGGATCGCCTGCGGGCCGAACCGCGCGCCGGGCCGGTTGGTCACCGCCGCGTCGAAGGGAATGCCCCAGACCACGGCGTCCGCGCCCTTGACGTTTTTCGTGTAGCGGCGGCGCATGAAGGACAGCGCGCCCGCATAGGTCGGGTCGCCGGCGCTGCCGGTGATGCTTCGGGCGGTGAAGGCGTAGTCGATGGTGGATGCGGGCATGTCGGGTCTCCGGCTGACGCGACGTACCTATCGCAAGCGCGGAAGGGGCTCAAGGCACGGCCTGGCGGTGGGAGGGACAGGCGAGGCGCTGGTCGAAACGGCCGGTACGCAAACGGACGTCTGCGGCCGAATCCGGACGAACTCAGCGATAGCCGATGACGATGTCAGGCCGGTCGGCGGTGTTCCTGCGGTCCAGCGGGCTCGGATAGTCGCACCAGGGTTCGCCGGAGGCGGGCTGCGCGCTGAAGCTCAGTTCGAGCGCGACCGGGATCCCGCCCGCCGCCACCGGCGCGCAGTTGTTCGCATGCACGTGAACGAGGCGCAGCCGGAACCGCTCCATGAAGCCGACGATCCGGTCGAGATGCAGGTCGACGTCGTGGAACTCGATGACGACGCCGGTCAGGAGATGCTGGTGCTCGACCAGGGCGTCCAGACAGCGGTACTCGCTGCCTTCGATGTCCATCTTGACGAAGACCTTCCTCGCCGCGACGCCGCGGACGACGTCATCGAGGGAAAGATAGGGCTGGCCGCCGACGAACTTGCGGACATGGACCCGATCGGACACGAAGAAGCGCTTGAAATCCAGGTAGTTGCGCAGATGTCCCACGGCCTCGTCGATCCGGCGCCGCTTCAGGGCCTGCCAGGCCGCGCGATAGAACAGCTTGCGGTTCACGGATCCGTCATAGGCGTGGATGGGGACCGGCGAGAGCGCGTGGAAGCCGCGCTCGAACGACCAGTTGTCCCCGAGCCCGAAGGACAGGAGGAACTCCGACCGCCGGACGTCACCTT
The nucleotide sequence above comes from Aquibium microcysteis. Encoded proteins:
- the speB gene encoding agmatinase, which translates into the protein MPASTIDYAFTARSITGSAGDPTYAGALSFMRRRYTKNVKGADAVVWGIPFDAAVTNRPGARFGPQAIRRAATIFDNDPQYPFHRDITGELAVVDYGDCLLDTGDHQKTPGRIEREAAKLIKGGAFLVSLGGDHFVTWPLLKAHAAKYGPLALVQFDAHQDTWFDDGRRIDHGSFVARAVRDGVIDPAKSIQVGIRTHAPEDCGIKILYGYELEEMKAAEIAAAIVERTAGAPTYVTFDIDCLDPAFAPGTGTPVAGGPSSARIFSVLRQLGQLDIVGADIVEVSPPYDHADITAIAGATVAQLYLGLLAEKKARLR